GTAAGCCATTCGAGTTCAGGCCAGTCGCTTGGAACAGCAGAGAGGGCTTGGATTGACTGATTTGATAGCTGGGAACGGTATGGCTCCGGGAGCTTCTCCCAACCATAGTAACTGGATGAAAAGATAGAGAGCGGACCTGAGGCATTCTGGAGGTATTGCTGCGCGAATTGTTCTGCTAGCGTTTCATTGCCGAACGCAGAGGCGGTTTGAACATTCACACGATGCGAAGACCCAAACATCATGTGGTCTTGCATGTTCTTACCGACGCCTGGTAGGTTGCTAATGCAAGGGATACCGAATTCGGAGAATTCATCGCATGGACCGATTCCAGACACCATCAATAGCTGAGGAGATTGAAGCGCTCCTGCAGATAGGATCACTTCTTTGCGAGCGGACAACGTGAAATTGACTGGTCTGGTGCCAAACGTCCCGCCTGTTGAGACTTGAACACCGGTAGCGACATTGTTTGAATCAAAGAGAATCTTTTGTCCCAAAGTGTTCTTGTACACTACCAAATCCGAGCCGTCATTGAGGGCCGCTTGCAGGAAGCTGGACTCGGACGACGAACGGTGTGCATTTTTAGGGTTAATCGTTGACGTCGCATACGCAGATCCCAATAGCTTGCCACTATTGAACCCATCAATTTGGTCCATGCCAAGGCCAACAAACGCTTTGCGCGCATAAGTGCCAAACTGATCGACTTCATTGCTAAACGATATCTCAAGAGGCCCCCCAGAAGGGCTGAAAGCGTCTATGGCCTGAGTATTGGACATATCGGTATAGGCAGCTTGATTGGGAGGCGTATAGTGACCAGacttcttgaagaaggggAGCATGTTGGCAAAGGTATAGCTCTGGTCACCTACCTCATCTGCCCATTTCTGCATGCTGTCTGATGTAGGCCGTTGATACAGCATGAAATTCCTGGCCGAACTGCCTCCGAGGGTCTTCCCACGTGGGTAGTGATGGGCGCGATTGCTTGTCCCCGGCTGTGGCTCAGTGGTGATGCCCCAGTCGACAAGTGGCTGATAGTTTTCGGGAGTCCACCCTGTAAAGTAGGTACAATATCCCGGGACGACAGAAAGGTTGCCATTGTCGACTTCATAGAATCCGCCGGCCTCCACGACGGCAACACTTTGGTTAGATCCACGCTGGGCTAGGCGGCTGGCAATAGTCAGGCCAGCCGTTCCACCCCCAACGACCACATAGTCGAAGGTGGCGTCGGCCCCAGGGACCCCGAAGGAACTCCCCAGGAGAGGCCCCGGTTTCTCATAATCGAAGAGGTTGACCTGAGGGCCAAGTTGTGCATatgccatggctgcaaaGCCCAGGGGGAATAAACGCATTGTGATGAAACGAGGATATCGGGCCCGtccaaagaaatcaaagaCTTGCCAGATGATTGAGAATGCCTGACGGACGTAAGGGAGGAATGCTCTGTAGAAATACCCTCACATTTGGATAATCCCGGACAAGCCCCAGTCTTCCCATTCTAGAGCCGTTTTAGGCCCAAGCATACAATGTTCTATATAAACTTTCATCCATCCTGTCCGCCACTGAATAATAATGCAAGGGTCTGTTATATTCCGGCTGGAGCAGCTACCTGAAGAATCGTAAGATTATAAATGGCACATGCTCCTTCATGCAGTCATGCTGacggtatatatatagagatatcaATAAATAGCATTGCGTTTCACAATGTGAGACTGGCACAGCCGTCGACCAGTCAGGTTTAATATCTAAAGGATAA
This Aspergillus flavus chromosome 1, complete sequence DNA region includes the following protein-coding sequences:
- a CDS encoding choline dehydrogenase (GMC oxidoreductase, putative), whose product is MRLFPLGFAAMAYAQLGPQVNLFDYEKPGPLLGSSFGVPGADATFDYVVVGGGTAGLTIASRLAQRGSNQSVAVVEAGGFYEVDNGNLSVVPGYCTYFTGWTPENYQPLVDWGITTEPQPGTSNRAHHYPRGKTLGGSSARNFMLYQRPTSDSMQKWADEVGDQSYTFANMLPFFKKSGHYTPPNQAAYTDMSNTQAIDAFSPSGGPLEISFSNEVDQFGTYARKAFVGLGMDQIDGFNSGKLLGSAYATSTINPKNAHRSSSESSFLQAALNDGSDLVVYKNTLGQKILFDSNNVATGVQVSTGGTFGTRPVNFTLSARKEVILSAGALQSPQLLMVSGIGPCDEFSEFGIPCISNLPGVGKNMQDHMMFGSSHRVNVQTASAFGNETLAEQFAQQYLQNASGPLSIFSSSYYGWEKLPEPYRSQLSNQSIQALSAVPSDWPELEWLTVAAYLGDGTNRQTVDPADGYNYGTIATALVAPQSRGTVSLAGPDMKTLPVVDPQWYVNPTDMELAIQGFKRGRQVWEKLAELGVADPVEYYPGTNVTTDEQIREFISHTSTTVYHASSTCKMGQKEDPMAVLDSNARVYGVQGLRVVDASSFPFLPPGHPQSVVYALAEKIADEILSAQ